A region from the Fundulus heteroclitus isolate FHET01 chromosome 22, MU-UCD_Fhet_4.1, whole genome shotgun sequence genome encodes:
- the LOC118557060 gene encoding mitoferrin-2-like, whose protein sequence is MDSKDVELDASVLPILLLENRLPSHLTGFVSYPFPLGAVIARTPSAFSSLTSPAHVLPVVKQRMQMYKSPYRGVLDCVRAVWQREGPGAFYRSYPTQLTMNVPFQVLHFMTYEYLQELLNPHRQYNPSSHMLSGGLAGAIAAATTTPLDVCKTLLNTQESQALSSSGQSQGAHRRISGLVHAFRTVYRLGGLQGFFKGVQARVIYQMPSTAISWSVYEFFKYGLTKHQHENMRIQHIKAEV, encoded by the exons ATGGACTCCA AAGATGTTGAACTTGATGCTTCTGTGTTACCCATATTGTTATTGGAAAACCGCTTGCCTTCACATCTGACTGGCTTTGTTTCTTATCCGTTTCCTCTTGGTGCCGTCATCGCTCGGACCCCCTCGGCCTTCTCGTCCCTCACCTCACCTGCCCACGTGCTCCCAGTTGTGAAGCAGCGCATGCAGATGTACAAGTCGCCCTACCGGGGCGTGCTGGACTGTGTTCGCGCCGTGTGGCAAAGAGAGGGTCCCGGTGCCTTTTACCGCAGCTACCCCACCCAGCTCACCATGAACGTGCCCTTCCAGGTGCTCCACTTCATGACCTACGAGTACCTGCAGGAGCTGCTCAACCCCCACAGACAGTACAACCCCTCCTCCCACATGCTGTCCGGGGGCCTGGCCGGGGCCATCGCAGCGGCGACCACCACGCCCCTGGACGTCTGCAAGACCCTGCTCAACACCCAGGAGTCGCAAGCCCTCAGCTCCTCCGGCCAGAGCCAAGGAGCCCACAGACGCATCTCAGGCCTGGTCCACGCCTTCAGGACGGTTTACAGGCTGGGCGGCCTGCAGGGCTTCTTCAAGGGAGTCCAAGCGAGGGTCATCTACCAGATGCCCTCCACGGCCATCAGCTGGTCGGTGTACGAGTTCTTCAAATACGGACTTACCAAGCACCAGCACGAGAATATGAGAATCCAACATATCAAGGCCGAGGTGTAG
- the slc25a28 gene encoding mitoferrin-2, whose translation MEADGFVRKRRMTAESAGNDAGVAGASAGAEVRWLGGRFWGVSESIVSSLTPRIGGEPQLQSVDVVCAAPDAQAEDSEPDYESLPQGASTSTHMLAGAVAGIMEHCLMFPIDCVKTRMQSLQPDPAARYKNVIDALRRIVAAEGVWRPLRGLNATAIGAGPAHALYFASYEKLKKTLSDTIHPGANSHLANGAAGCVATLLHDAAMNPAEVVKQRMQMYKSPYRGVLDCVRAVWQREGPGAFYRSYPTQLTMNVPFQVLHFMTYEYLQELLNPHRQYNPSSHMLSGGLAGAIAAATTTPLDVCKTLLNTQESQALSSSGQSQGAHRRISGLVHAFRTVYRLGGLQGFFKGVQARVIYQMPSTAISWSVYEFFKYGLTKHQHENMRIQHIKAEV comes from the exons ATGGAAGCGGATGGATTTGTGAGGAAGCGTCGGATGACAGCGGAGTCTGCAGGCAATGACGCCGGGGTTGCAGGAGCCTCCGCTGGGGCAGAAGTACGATGGCTGGGGGGCAGATTCTGGGGAGTTTCGGAAAGTATCGTGAGCAGCCTGACGCCGCGCATCGGAGGGGAACCGCAGCTGCAAAGCGTGGACGTAGTCTGCGCGGCTCCAGACGCGCAAGCGGAGGACTCAGAACCTGACTATGAAAGTCTGCCACAGGGAGCGTCTACTAGCACCCACATGTTGGCTGGAGCCGTGGCCGGGATCATGGAGCACTGCCTCATGTTCCCCATCGACTGCGTGAAG ACGAGAATGCAGAGTCTTCAGCCTGACCCCGCGGCCCGCTACAAGAATGTGATAGACGCTCTTCGCCGGATCGTAGCCGCCGAGGGAGTCTGGCGACCGCTGAGGGGCCTGAATGCGACGGCCATCGGCGCCGGGCCCGCTCACGCTCTGTATTTTGCCAGCTATGAGAAACTGAAAAAGACTCTAAGCGATACCATTCATCCAGGCGCTAACAGTCATTTGGCTAATG gagcagcaggatgCGTTGCCACATTGCTTCACGATGCAGCCATGAACCCGGCTGAAG TTGTGAAGCAGCGCATGCAGATGTACAAGTCGCCCTACCGGGGCGTGCTGGACTGTGTTCGCGCCGTGTGGCAAAGAGAGGGTCCCGGTGCCTTTTACCGCAGCTACCCCACCCAGCTCACCATGAACGTGCCCTTCCAGGTGCTCCACTTCATGACCTACGAGTACCTGCAGGAGCTGCTCAACCCCCACAGACAGTACAACCCCTCCTCCCACATGCTGTCCGGGGGCCTGGCCGGGGCCATCGCAGCGGCGACCACCACGCCCCTGGACGTCTGCAAGACCCTGCTCAACACCCAGGAGTCGCAAGCCCTCAGCTCCTCCGGCCAGAGCCAAGGAGCCCACAGACGCATCTCAGGCCTGGTCCACGCCTTCAGGACGGTTTACAGGCTGGGCGGCCTGCAGGGCTTCTTCAAGGGAGTCCAAGCGAGGGTCATCTACCAGATGCCCTCCACGGCCATCAGCTGGTCGGTGTACGAGTTCTTCAAATACGGACTTACCAAGCACCAGCACGAGAATATGAGAATCCAACATATCAAGGCCGAGGTGTAG